One genomic window of Coffea eugenioides isolate CCC68of chromosome 1, Ceug_1.0, whole genome shotgun sequence includes the following:
- the LOC113760828 gene encoding feruloyl CoA ortho-hydroxylase 1-like — translation MSAASVEFELTDLIDFAVNQGNGVKGLSNLGIKTIPQKYILPPEDRLNQNQIAQDESIAVIDVSNWDDPKIAASICEAAAKRGCFQIINHGIPLEVLENVKEAGHKFFELPDEERRKYLKENSPTPTVQLKTSFSPLAEKVLEWKDYLTHLYIPDDESSKLWPSVSKDQVLEYIKWAKPIIRKLLQLLLKGLNVKKIDETIESQLMGSLYVNLVYYPICPNPELASGAGRHSDISAITILLQDDVGGLFVQGTKADQWIHVTPVKGALVINIGDILQIVSNDRYKSVEHQVTVNGRRNRVSVPIFVDPAADTVVGPFPEALESGEKPIYKHFVYSDYFNYFFGKGLGRKQTIELAKK, via the exons ATGTCAGCAGCGTCTGTTGAATTTGAACTCACTGATCTCATAGACTTTGCAGTAAACCAAGGCAATGGGGTCAAGGGTCTATCCAACTTAGGCATAAAAACCATCCCTCAGAAATACATCTTACCCCCTGAAGATAGACTAAATCAGAACCAGATAGCGCAAGATGAATCAATAGCTGTCATTGATGTATCTAACTGGGATGATCCAAAAATTGCAGCCTCAATCTGTGAGGCTGCAGCCAAAAGGGGTTGCTTTCAAATTATCAATCATGGCATCCCACTTGAGGTTCTTGAAAATGTAAAGGAAGCTGGGCACAAGTTCTTTGAGTTGCCAGATGAGGAAAGGAGGAAGTATTTGAAGGAAAATTCACCTACTCCCACTGTGCAGTTGAAAACTAGCTTTAGTCCTCTTGCAGAAAAGGTTTTGGAGTGGAAAGATTATCTTACGCATTTGTATATTCCAGATGATGAGAGTTCAAAATTATGGCCTTCTGTGTCCAA AGATCAAGTATTGGAGTACATTAAGTGGGCTAAACCAATAATTAGAAAGCTACTTCAGCTGCTTCTAAAGGGACTTAATGTCAAGAAAATTGATGAAACAATAGAATCTCAACTCATGGGTTCCCTGTATGTCAACCTTGTTTACTATCCCATTTGTCCAAACCCTGAGCTTGCTTCTGGAGCTGGTCGACATTCTGATATCTCCGCCATCACTATCCTCCTTCAAGATGATGTTGGTGGCCTTTTCGTGCAAGGAACAAAAGCTGATCAGTGGATCCATGTAACACCAGTTAAAGGGGCACTGGTAATCAACATAGGAGATATACTACAAATTGTGAGCAATGATCGTTATAAGAGCGTTGAACATCAAGTCACTGTTAATGGAAGGAGAAACAGGGTTTCAGTGCCTATATTTGTTGACCCTGCAGCTGACACAGTTGTTGGTCCATTTCCAGAAGCCCTGGAGAGTGGAGAGAAACCAATTTATAAGCATTTTGTCTACTCAGATTACTTCAACTACTTCTTCGGTAAAGGGCTCGGCAGAAAGCAGACAATTGAACTTGCTAAAAAATAA
- the LOC113760818 gene encoding feruloyl CoA ortho-hydroxylase 1-like produces the protein MSAAASVEAIDLIDYVINQGNGVKGLSKLGLKTIPHQYIQPPEERLDQNQIVDEESIPIIDVSNWDDPEVVSSICEAAAKWGFFQIVNHGIPLEVLENVMEAGHKFFELPSEEKRKYLKENSPTPTVQLKTSFSLAEKVLEWKDFLMHWYFPDDESVNLWPAVSKDQVLEYVNWAKPVIRKLLEVLLKGLNVKEFNESKESQLMGALIVDLMHYPLCPNPELAAGVGRHADISSITILLQDEVGGLYVQGTRADQWIHVTPVKGALVINIGDILQIVSNDRYKSIEHRVIVNKSRNRVSVPIFLNPKDDAVVGPFPELLESGEKPIYKNVVFSDYFNFFFSKGPEGKKTLEFAKV, from the exons ATGTCGGCAGCAGCATCAGTAGAAGCCATTGATCTTATAGACTATGTAATAAACCAAGGCAATGGAGTAAAGGGTCTTTCCAAATTAGGCCTAAAAACCATTCCTCACCAATACATCCAACCGCCAGAAGAAAGGCTAGACCAGAACCAAATAGTTGATGAAGAGTCAATACCAATCATTGATGTATCCAACTGGGATGATCCGGAAGTGGTTAGTTCAATCTGTGAGGCTGCTGCCAAGTGGGGTTTCTTTCAAATTGTTAATCATGGCATCCCACTTGAGGTTCTTGAAAATGTGATGGAAGCAGGGCATAAATTCTTTGAGTTACCCAGTGAGGAAAAGAGGAAGTATTTGAAGGAAAATTCACCTACTCCCACTGTTCAGTTGAAGACTAGCTTTAGTTTAGCAGAAAAGGTTTTGGAGTGGAAGGATTTTCTCATGCATTGGTATTTCCCAGATGATGAAAGTGTTAATCTCTGGCCTGCTGTGTCCAA GGATCAGGTGTTGGAATACGTAAACTGGGCAAAGCCTGTAATCAGAAAGCTACTAGAGGTGCTATTGAAAGGGCTTAATGTGAAGGAGTTCAATGAATCAAAAGAATCTCAGCTTATGGGTGCTCTTATTGTCGACCTCATGCACTACCCCTTGTGTCCAAACCCTGAGCTTGCTGCTGGAGTTGGTCGTCATGCTGATATCTCAAGCATCACAATCCTTCTCCAAGACGAAGTAGGTGGCCTATATGTTCAGGGAACAAGAGCTGATCAGTGGATCCATGTAACACCAGTCAAAGGGGCACTCGTGATTAACATAGGCGACATATTACAAATTGTGAGCAATGACCGTTACAAAAGCATTGAGCATCGTGTGATTGTTAACAAAAGTAGAAATAGGGTTTCAGTGCCAATCTTTCTGAACCCTAAAGATGATGCAGTTGTTGGTCCTTTTCCTGAATTGCTGGAGAGTGGAGAAAAACCAATTTATAAGAATGTTGTCTTCTCAGATTACTTCAACTTCTTCTTCAGCAAAGGCCCTGAAGGAAAGAAGACTCTGGAATTTGCAAAGGTATGA
- the LOC113771403 gene encoding GDSL esterase/lipase At5g03610-like, whose translation MKVQLFFLSATLIYGTFSEFDIYHILQENLVLKVHYRKKSSRKNNYGIEKLFVIGDSYADTGNLPKMWKDKPYGLTFPGKPDGRFSDGHILTDFIADFLGLKSPVPYRMRNAQKKDLQYGINFAFGGAGVGKTLSSVPNFSTQVDFFEELIKKAVYSKCDLEHSLTLVTLSGNDYSAFLARGGTILDLIITFIPGVVQKLAAILKRISDLGVKRIAVGSLPPLGCVPVITISSGFKQCNYTANMASILHNSILADSVAQLNNESLSTQFEILDLDAAFTTIIQHVQDRKEAPLTPCCQGIANYSCGDVDSNGKQMYTVCRKPKHAFFWDNAHPTQAGWHAVFSVLKPTIKDLCEFS comes from the exons ATGAAAGTTCAACTCTTTTTCCTGTCTGCAACACTGATATACGGTACATTTTCAG AGTTTGATATCTATCACATTTTGCAGGAGAATTTGGTGTTGAAGGTTCACTATCGTAAGAAATCATCACGTAAAAATAATTATGGGATTGAAAAGCTCTTTGTTATCGGAGACTCCTATGCTGATACTGGAAATCTCCCAAAAATGTGGAAGGACAAACCTTATGGACTGACTTTTCCAGGCAAGCCAGACGGCCGATTCTCCGACGGCCATATCCTGACTGATTTCATTG CGGATTTCTTGGGACTAAAGTCTCCAGTGCCATATAGAATGAGGAATGCACAGAAGAAGGATTTGCAATATGGGATAAATTTTGCCTTTGGAGGGGCTGGTGTGGGCAAAACATTGTCTTCAGTGCCTAATTTCAGCACCCAAGTGGATTTTTTTGAAGAACTCATCAAGAAAGCGGTGTACTCAAAATGCGACCTTGAACACTCTTTGACTCTAGTTACTCTTTCAGGCAACGATTATTCTGCTTTTTTAGCAAGAGGAGGCACCATTTTG GATCTCATAATTACTTTCATCCCTGGTGTGGTGCAAAAACTTGCAGCAATCTTGAAACGCATTTCAGACTTAGGGGTGAAGAGAATAGCAGTGGGATCGCTGCCACCATTAGGATGTGTACCTGTAATTACAATAAGTAGTGGTTTCAAACAATGTAATTACACTGCAAATATGGCGTCTATACTACATAATTCCATTCTAGCAGATTCTGTGGCACAGTTGAACAATGAGAGCTTATCGACTCAATTCGAGATTCTTGATCTTGATGCTGCATTCACTACAATTATCCAACATGTTCAAGATCGCAAAG AAGCTCCATTAACTCCTTGTTGTCAAGGGATAGCAAATTATTCTTGTGGAGATGTGGATAGCAATGGAAAACAAATGTATACAGTTTGTAGAAAACCCAAACATGCATTCTTTTGGGATAATGCGCACCCAACACAAGCAGGATGGCATGCAGTTTTTTCAGTTCTTAAGCCCACCATAAAGGACCTCTGCGAGTTTAGTTAG